A region of Thermodesulfobacteriota bacterium DNA encodes the following proteins:
- the kdsB gene encoding 3-deoxy-manno-octulosonate cytidylyltransferase encodes MEVAAIIPARYGSTRLEGKPLLEIGGKPMVRWVYERALEARTVGDVTVATDDERIFRAVREFGGRVVMTSPDHASGTDRVAEAAGAGGEGGGGHDVVVNLQADEPLIEPGMIDAAVNPMLEDDSLVLATLKTRITDPSEIEDPNVVKVVTDSEGYALYFSRIAIPYSKEPPGEVFKHIGLYVYRRDFLMKFAALPRTPLERSEGLEQLRALENGFKIKVVETPFNPVSVDTPEDLEEVRRIMAG; translated from the coding sequence ATGGAAGTAGCTGCCATTATCCCCGCCAGGTACGGCTCCACGCGGCTGGAGGGGAAGCCCCTTTTGGAGATAGGGGGAAAGCCCATGGTCAGGTGGGTTTACGAGCGCGCCCTGGAGGCGCGCACCGTGGGGGACGTAACGGTAGCCACCGACGACGAGAGGATATTCAGGGCCGTCCGGGAGTTCGGCGGCAGGGTGGTAATGACCTCTCCGGACCACGCCTCGGGCACCGACAGGGTAGCCGAGGCCGCAGGGGCCGGGGGGGAGGGGGGCGGCGGGCACGACGTGGTGGTGAACCTCCAGGCCGACGAGCCTCTTATAGAGCCCGGGATGATAGACGCGGCCGTAAACCCCATGCTCGAAGACGACAGTCTCGTCCTCGCGACCCTTAAGACACGGATAACGGACCCATCGGAGATCGAGGACCCGAACGTAGTGAAGGTCGTAACCGACAGCGAAGGCTACGCCCTCTACTTTTCCCGTATTGCCATACCCTACTCGAAAGAGCCTCCGGGCGAGGTCTTCAAGCACATAGGGCTCTATGTCTACCGCAGGGATTTTCTGATGAAGTTCGCCGCCCTGCCCCGGACCCCGCTCGAGCGGAGCGAAGGGCTCGAGCAGCTCCGGGCGCTCGAGAACGGCTTTAAGATAAAGGTGGTGGAGACACCCTTTAACCCCGTCTCCGTGGACACGCCCGAGGACCTGGAGGAGGTAAGGAGGATTATGGCGGGGTAG
- a CDS encoding response regulator, protein MSEKQAIEINCSGCNTSFRLWVPEELVTEWEKGAKISCVRCSARFRVKKGDEGFEVSPLEEEGETGGGGGGGDKPAAGGNGGGIPVLFVEEDKLARAIAESSLENIGVNLLMAKNAEEALESLKSKEVELIVTDLHLKDPDNPDAKLGGEAFLKKAIEGGTNIPAIVTTGQDLIDDIVLDNKWFGLNVKGFVQKGNPFWAEELKDKIKEALGLN, encoded by the coding sequence ATGTCGGAAAAACAGGCTATTGAGATAAATTGTTCGGGGTGCAATACCTCCTTCAGGCTCTGGGTGCCCGAAGAACTCGTGACCGAATGGGAGAAGGGCGCCAAAATAAGCTGCGTGCGGTGCTCCGCCCGCTTCCGGGTAAAGAAGGGTGACGAGGGCTTCGAGGTCTCCCCTCTGGAGGAAGAGGGGGAAACGGGGGGCGGGGGGGGCGGGGGAGACAAGCCGGCGGCCGGCGGCAACGGCGGGGGAATACCCGTGCTGTTCGTCGAGGAAGACAAGCTGGCAAGGGCCATAGCGGAGAGCTCGCTGGAGAATATCGGCGTAAACCTCCTTATGGCCAAAAACGCCGAGGAGGCGCTCGAAAGCCTCAAGAGCAAGGAGGTCGAGCTCATCGTCACCGACCTTCACCTGAAAGACCCCGACAACCCGGATGCCAAGCTCGGCGGCGAAGCGTTCCTGAAGAAGGCGATCGAGGGCGGGACCAACATCCCTGCCATCGTCACGACCGGCCAGGACTTGATAGACGACATAGTGCTGGACAACAAGTGGTTCGGCCTGAACGTCAAAGGGTTCGTACAGAAGGGGAACCCTTTCTGGGCCGAGGAGCTCAAGGACAAGATAAAAGAGGCTTTAGGCCTCAACTGA
- the queD gene encoding 6-carboxytetrahydropterin synthase QueD, translated as MYELSIETDFAAAHNLRGYEGACERLHGHNWKVEVHITVEKLNKIGIALDFKELKAATAGVIDKLDHRYLNDVPPFDKLNTTAENLARFIHGELSAVLNDGNVSVKRVRVWESERAAAAYYE; from the coding sequence ATGTACGAGCTCAGCATAGAGACCGACTTCGCCGCGGCGCACAACCTGAGGGGGTACGAGGGCGCCTGCGAGAGGCTCCACGGCCACAACTGGAAGGTGGAGGTCCACATAACGGTCGAGAAACTTAACAAGATCGGCATAGCGCTCGACTTCAAGGAGCTCAAGGCCGCCACGGCCGGGGTTATCGACAAGCTCGACCACAGGTACCTGAACGACGTCCCGCCCTTCGATAAGCTCAACACCACGGCCGAGAACCTGGCGCGGTTCATCCACGGGGAGCTTTCCGCAGTCCTTAACGACGGCAACGTCAGCGTCAAGAGGGTAAGGGTCTGGGAGTCCGAGAGGGCCGCCGCCGCGTACTATGAGTAG
- the folE2 gene encoding GTP cyclohydrolase FolE2, protein MSRKGLRDVQSEPDTRNIGIDKVGVKDVRYPVCVRDKKNKIQHTIASINMYVDLPHQFKGTHMSRFVEILNEHRREISVEKFPDILEEMKKRFDASTAHLEVEFPYFIEKAAPVSGSRGLMDYVCRLSGSLGDERDMVLEVRVPVTTLCPCSREISDRGAHNQRGEVRVAVRFDGFLWIEDLIEVVEGSASSPVYSLLKRDDEKYVTERSYDNPMFVEDVVREAALNLGGIKGIKWARIEAENRESIHNHSAYALVEKEYG, encoded by the coding sequence ATGAGTAGGAAGGGGCTCAGAGACGTCCAGAGCGAGCCGGACACGAGGAATATCGGCATAGACAAGGTCGGCGTAAAGGACGTGCGCTACCCGGTCTGCGTCCGCGACAAGAAGAACAAGATCCAGCACACCATAGCCTCCATAAACATGTACGTGGACCTGCCGCACCAGTTCAAGGGCACGCACATGTCCCGGTTCGTGGAGATACTTAACGAGCACCGCCGCGAGATAAGCGTTGAGAAGTTCCCGGACATCCTGGAGGAGATGAAGAAGCGTTTCGACGCCTCGACGGCGCACCTGGAGGTCGAGTTCCCCTACTTCATAGAGAAGGCCGCGCCGGTCTCCGGGTCCAGGGGGCTCATGGACTATGTCTGCAGGCTTTCCGGCTCTCTCGGGGATGAAAGGGATATGGTCCTTGAGGTGAGGGTGCCGGTCACCACGCTGTGCCCCTGCTCCAGGGAGATAAGCGACAGGGGCGCGCACAACCAGAGGGGGGAGGTCAGGGTGGCCGTGCGCTTCGACGGGTTCCTATGGATAGAGGACCTGATAGAGGTCGTCGAGGGGTCGGCCAGTTCGCCGGTATATTCGCTCCTGAAGCGCGACGACGAAAAGTACGTGACCGAGCGGTCCTACGACAACCCTATGTTCGTCGAGGACGTCGTGAGGGAGGCGGCGTTGAATCTCGGCGGGATAAAGGGGATCAAGTGGGCGAGGATAGAGGCGGAGAACCGGGAGTCCATACACAACCACAGCGCCTACGCCCTGGTTGAAAAAGAGTACGGCTGA